A genomic stretch from Erysipelothrix sp. HDW6C includes:
- a CDS encoding RpiB/LacA/LacB family sugar-phosphate isomerase codes for MKRIVIGCDEAAFEFKEAIKQYLKGKDVEVIDFGVHNTDPSLYPSTAISAAEYVRDGKADQGILMCGTGIGMAISANKVPGIRATVAHDALSMERSILSNDCQFICFGSRIISPIYAEYLLDQWLTLKFDNENSAKKIACITEYEEREANECKES; via the coding sequence ATGAAGCGGATTGTAATTGGCTGTGATGAAGCAGCGTTTGAATTCAAGGAAGCCATTAAGCAATATCTTAAAGGTAAAGATGTCGAGGTGATTGACTTTGGCGTTCATAATACAGACCCCTCTCTATATCCAAGCACGGCAATCTCAGCTGCAGAATATGTTCGCGATGGAAAGGCTGACCAGGGTATACTGATGTGTGGAACCGGAATTGGTATGGCAATTTCAGCCAATAAAGTTCCAGGTATTCGCGCGACGGTTGCGCATGATGCATTATCAATGGAACGCAGTATTTTGAGTAATGACTGTCAGTTCATCTGCTTTGGCTCACGGATTATATCTCCCATATATGCAGAGTATTTACTCGACCAGTGGTTGACTTTGAAATTTGACAATGAAAACAGTGCAAAAAAAATTGCATGTATTACTGAATATGAAGAACGGGAGGCAAACGAATGCAAAGAATCATAA
- a CDS encoding helix-turn-helix domain-containing protein, protein MWKFKNKQSERHLFILQSIFLNQQPLTLKELSHLLECDIKTVHSTIRDINNFYSVPTIHIDPKTQLIFSDETSDFFPRDIFLSFYENTREFEILEYIFLNGPVTSNDVCENLFISDSTLNRYLSHLRKNLNNYDITIEHNNLHIIGNELCIQNFFVQYYYEKTSCTMFDDFEAVQKVIFSMFKRVTADERYILFRPYFNYFRWIIFVALVRVSKGNLVPLAGELSEPLILEDFILDTEFMQLNHYFGRKLQKIDCLTDFAALFFKETNTTYQAQLHEMYQAFDRLFELDLSESSLLSISNALYGVLMSYFGKSYFLFNTNLYRFNTLMRHFPTSLELTHSLIASLFESLGIKDHDRLYDFIILILDYTPGIYESFQKHEKRVAVTLFLVTNTTHAHFILRLLTERFSNLATFTLADSNTLLTEHEVDESIVIADVATLKSENLLIIEAGLIYSEMPRIKHFLVEQRNQELLRT, encoded by the coding sequence ATGTGGAAATTTAAAAACAAACAATCTGAACGTCATCTTTTTATTCTTCAAAGTATTTTTTTGAACCAACAACCACTTACACTAAAGGAACTCTCACATCTCCTAGAATGTGATATAAAAACAGTCCATTCAACAATACGTGATATCAACAATTTCTACTCAGTTCCAACGATTCACATCGACCCCAAAACCCAACTTATCTTTAGTGATGAAACGAGTGACTTTTTCCCACGAGATATCTTTTTAAGTTTTTACGAGAACACGCGGGAATTTGAAATCCTAGAATATATATTCCTTAATGGTCCTGTCACCTCAAATGATGTTTGCGAAAATTTGTTCATTAGTGACTCTACACTCAATCGCTACCTCAGTCACCTTCGTAAAAACCTCAACAATTATGACATCACAATTGAGCACAATAACCTCCACATAATCGGTAACGAACTTTGCATCCAAAACTTTTTTGTTCAGTATTATTATGAGAAGACATCCTGCACTATGTTTGATGATTTTGAAGCAGTCCAAAAAGTTATCTTTTCAATGTTCAAGCGCGTTACTGCAGATGAGCGTTATATACTATTTCGCCCTTATTTTAATTACTTTCGATGGATTATCTTTGTTGCACTCGTACGTGTATCTAAGGGGAATTTAGTCCCGCTTGCCGGGGAGCTATCCGAGCCATTAATTCTTGAGGACTTTATTCTTGATACAGAGTTTATGCAACTCAATCATTATTTTGGAAGAAAACTACAAAAGATAGATTGCCTCACTGATTTTGCTGCACTCTTTTTCAAAGAAACGAACACAACGTATCAAGCTCAGTTGCATGAAATGTATCAAGCATTTGATAGACTTTTCGAACTCGATCTATCCGAATCATCTTTGCTTTCAATTAGTAACGCTCTCTATGGAGTTCTAATGAGTTACTTTGGGAAATCATACTTCCTCTTTAATACCAATCTCTATCGATTTAATACCTTAATGCGTCACTTTCCAACGTCACTCGAATTAACACACAGTTTAATTGCATCACTATTTGAATCGCTCGGAATCAAGGATCATGATCGTCTTTATGATTTTATAATCCTTATACTCGATTATACACCCGGCATTTATGAGTCTTTCCAGAAGCACGAAAAAAGAGTGGCTGTAACACTCTTTCTTGTCACAAATACCACCCATGCGCATTTCATTTTGCGATTATTGACCGAACGTTTCTCAAACCTCGCTACATTCACACTTGCTGATAGCAATACACTTCTCACTGAACACGAGGTCGACGAAAGCATTGTAATCGCTGACGTCGCAACACTAAAATCAGAGAATTTGCTCATCATTGAAGCGGGACTCATTTATTCAGAAATGCCACGAATAAAGCATTTTCTCGTTGAACAGCGTAATCAAGAACTCTTGCGAACTTAA
- a CDS encoding sugar phosphate isomerase/epimerase — MLTFGVDTFIWTEDFLEKDLWIVEKAHSLGFKAIDFAIAHPDTFPVDRVVEELKKYPLIPITSTTLGLKTNLISDDSKIRQDGIDHMKQMVDINKKIGSKILGGVNYAGWGYLTGKPRTDREWDHSVSAMKAIVAYAEEVHSELVICIEPVNRFETHFINTAEDAVRYCKAVGGNHIKVHLDAFHMIREEMSFKEAVYTCGSRYLGYVHVCESNRGIPGTGLVPWVEFFQALEAIGYQNPCVIESFDPSFEELNANCAIWRKFADTGEELAIQGLANLTKIAEDNV, encoded by the coding sequence ATGCTAACATTTGGCGTTGATACATTTATTTGGACAGAAGATTTCCTTGAGAAGGATCTTTGGATTGTTGAAAAAGCACACAGTTTAGGATTTAAAGCAATCGATTTTGCCATTGCGCATCCGGATACATTTCCAGTCGACAGAGTCGTTGAAGAATTAAAAAAATACCCACTCATTCCCATCACATCAACAACCTTAGGACTTAAAACGAATTTAATTAGTGATGACTCAAAAATACGTCAAGATGGTATTGATCATATGAAGCAGATGGTTGATATCAACAAGAAAATAGGCTCGAAAATATTGGGAGGCGTTAACTATGCAGGGTGGGGATATCTAACTGGGAAACCCCGGACTGATCGTGAATGGGACCATTCCGTAAGTGCGATGAAAGCCATCGTTGCATATGCTGAGGAAGTTCATTCTGAGTTAGTCATTTGTATTGAGCCGGTTAATCGTTTCGAGACGCATTTCATAAACACTGCTGAAGATGCAGTCCGTTATTGCAAAGCTGTTGGTGGTAATCACATTAAGGTTCACTTGGATGCGTTTCATATGATTCGTGAGGAGATGAGTTTTAAAGAAGCTGTTTATACATGTGGGTCGCGTTATCTAGGTTATGTACATGTTTGCGAAAGCAACCGCGGTATACCTGGAACGGGATTAGTCCCATGGGTTGAGTTCTTTCAGGCCCTTGAAGCTATCGGTTATCAGAACCCCTGTGTCATCGAGTCTTTCGATCCCAGCTTTGAAGAATTGAATGCGAATTGTGCTATCTGGCGTAAATTTGCCGATACTGGAGAAGAACTCGCCATTCAAGGGTTGGCGAACCTCACAAAAATTGCGGAGGATAATGTATGA
- the xylB gene encoding xylulokinase, which produces MKESLYIGIDLGTGSLKGIVVTYSGSVIAKSTASYDVISPHLGYSEQDPKDWYEAFEKVLFQLIADIPSLKDDIRGIAISGQMHSLVMLDAKGHPVRNAILWNDVRNAIESKFLNEKYGSLIRSETGNRSFEGFTLPKILWMRDHEIDNYQTTHSILLPKDYLVYRLTGQRVMDYSDASGTLLLNINTRTWSTKMLDTFGISSTLLPRLVRSDEKVGTMSEALVEHFGFHGPVNIYGGGADNACGALGAGVVDESKQLISIGTSGVILGMGSAMHEDTLHNFLHVNGERYQMGVTLSAGDSLNWIKEIVAPEQAFDAFVDDNYGKRPVHPMLLFTPYLRGERCPHPDAFIRGSFIGLDSSHSRRDMVQAVMEGVVFSLRESFDRNKSAYLISIGGGAKSSAWLQIQANILQSPIVTLTTEEGPALGAAMLVAVGSGDYENYNEVVKQFIRYSKDTIIPSQEHIESYERLYQSYIKIYNATKDFFV; this is translated from the coding sequence ATGAAAGAATCACTGTATATTGGAATCGACTTGGGGACAGGGTCCCTAAAAGGAATTGTCGTAACATATTCGGGAAGTGTTATTGCCAAAAGCACAGCATCGTATGACGTGATTTCGCCACACTTGGGGTATAGTGAGCAAGATCCAAAGGATTGGTATGAAGCATTTGAGAAGGTCCTGTTTCAATTGATTGCGGATATACCAAGCCTGAAAGACGATATTCGTGGGATTGCAATCTCTGGTCAAATGCATTCATTGGTGATGCTTGATGCTAAGGGTCATCCAGTTCGGAATGCGATACTTTGGAACGATGTGAGAAATGCAATCGAAAGCAAGTTTCTTAACGAAAAATATGGTTCACTTATTCGAAGCGAAACGGGTAATCGGTCATTTGAGGGTTTCACTCTTCCAAAAATACTTTGGATGAGAGATCATGAAATTGATAACTACCAGACGACACACTCAATATTACTTCCGAAAGACTACCTCGTATATCGATTAACAGGACAGCGTGTAATGGATTATTCAGATGCATCCGGTACACTTTTGCTAAACATTAACACAAGAACATGGAGTACAAAAATGCTTGACACATTTGGAATAAGTTCAACATTGTTACCACGGCTTGTCCGTTCCGATGAAAAAGTAGGAACAATGTCAGAAGCGCTAGTGGAGCACTTTGGGTTTCATGGGCCTGTCAATATTTATGGTGGCGGGGCAGATAATGCTTGTGGTGCTTTAGGGGCCGGCGTGGTTGACGAAAGCAAGCAACTCATCAGTATTGGAACTTCAGGTGTAATCTTAGGTATGGGGTCGGCAATGCATGAAGATACGCTCCATAATTTTCTACATGTAAATGGTGAAAGATACCAGATGGGAGTTACATTGAGTGCGGGAGATAGTCTGAATTGGATTAAAGAAATCGTCGCACCTGAACAAGCGTTCGATGCATTTGTCGATGACAATTATGGAAAACGACCCGTACATCCAATGCTTCTTTTCACACCCTATTTACGTGGAGAACGCTGTCCACACCCTGATGCATTTATACGTGGGAGTTTTATTGGACTCGACAGCTCACATTCACGTCGAGACATGGTACAAGCAGTGATGGAAGGTGTGGTATTCTCACTTCGAGAATCCTTTGACCGCAATAAAAGTGCATATCTTATATCCATTGGTGGTGGAGCTAAGAGTTCTGCTTGGTTACAAATTCAAGCAAACATACTTCAAAGTCCAATCGTTACACTAACTACAGAAGAGGGTCCTGCATTGGGAGCTGCCATGTTAGTAGCGGTAGGAAGTGGAGATTATGAGAATTACAATGAGGTCGTGAAACAGTTTATTCGATATTCAAAGGACACCATTATTCCAAGTCAGGAGCACATTGAATCTTACGAACGTCTTTATCAAAGCTACATTAAAATATACAACGCAACAAAAGACTTCTTCGTATAG
- the dhaL gene encoding dihydroxyacetone kinase subunit DhaL, with protein MINAQKPTIVLAMIDTIDGNAKYLSEIDGYTGDGDHGNNMKKGFLIARSAIGENDSLRDAMMTLAMVLIDDIGGSMGPIYGTFFRKLAKPLRKDSVDEYDILEGLEAALAAICDLAGAQVGDKTLVDTLSPAVQQLREATIDGLNFESSMNALKSGAREGWESTKNLQAKLGRAARLGERSIGYYDAGATSCFLLIETLVEQALLESGT; from the coding sequence ATGATTAATGCACAAAAACCTACGATAGTCTTAGCAATGATTGATACCATTGATGGTAACGCGAAATATCTTAGCGAAATTGATGGCTACACAGGTGATGGGGATCATGGAAACAATATGAAAAAAGGATTCTTGATTGCACGCAGTGCAATCGGTGAAAATGATTCGCTGCGCGATGCAATGATGACACTTGCAATGGTTTTGATTGACGATATTGGCGGATCAATGGGTCCTATATACGGAACTTTTTTCCGGAAATTAGCCAAACCATTACGTAAAGATTCAGTCGATGAATATGATATCTTGGAAGGTTTGGAAGCAGCTTTAGCAGCCATCTGCGATCTTGCTGGCGCCCAAGTTGGCGATAAGACGCTTGTGGATACGCTGTCACCTGCGGTTCAACAGCTTCGTGAAGCAACGATTGATGGTTTAAATTTTGAATCAAGTATGAATGCATTGAAAAGTGGTGCCCGTGAAGGCTGGGAAAGCACAAAAAATCTTCAGGCAAAGCTTGGACGTGCGGCGAGATTGGGTGAGCGAAGTATTGGTTACTATGATGCAGGGGCAACATCATGTTTCTTGTTGATTGAAACGTTAGTAGAACAAGCCCTCCTTGAAAGTGGTACATAG
- a CDS encoding helix-turn-helix domain-containing protein, producing the protein MMLKVGIFDDEVLVCRLIHRLIDWEGLELEFVGFEHDGLAAYDKVIHGEVDIVITDIRMPGYDGIELISKIKAIKPNVEFIIVSGYSEFEYTKSAIKFGVSDYILKPVNQEELNETLLGIKDKVLKQESQHIENEAIRSHVSKQRELIQNRMVHDLYYGNRNEVALQFGEYNYLPIIVSADGLIDDCNSALSKMTTTLINNHQTVVFGTNQSENNVLILFMLYSGEDPSTTIRNRYLDAVYILEQHHEVSMSLCVGPITASLPHLEKAIQILKQCVMQRYIAHESVLAFESLQQTSNLDAVYQEYAGQLEDGVRYLDATRISNLMHDLAHDLSIATNLKGYQVHRLFREIVDAMQIAFMQFRDIDSSVLIFGNVKTKMAYKSTYNEQIEVMIQETELLICGIIEQKQHLEVKPIRIAKQYIQDHYQEALSLTQVSEHINLNSSYFSQLFKQEEGKNFTEYLLEVRMNQAKLLIESTQMSIADICVYVGYSDPKHFTKNFKKYTGLKPSEYRKIHA; encoded by the coding sequence ATGATGCTCAAAGTTGGAATATTTGATGATGAAGTGCTGGTATGTCGCTTGATTCATCGCCTTATTGATTGGGAAGGACTTGAACTCGAGTTTGTTGGTTTTGAACATGATGGCTTAGCAGCATATGACAAAGTAATTCATGGGGAAGTCGATATCGTTATTACAGACATCCGTATGCCTGGGTACGATGGTATTGAATTGATATCGAAGATTAAAGCGATCAAACCAAATGTTGAGTTTATTATTGTTAGTGGATACTCTGAGTTTGAATATACAAAGAGTGCGATCAAGTTTGGGGTAAGTGACTATATTCTAAAGCCCGTCAATCAAGAGGAACTCAATGAGACACTACTTGGTATCAAAGACAAAGTATTGAAGCAAGAGTCGCAGCATATTGAGAATGAAGCCATCCGATCCCATGTTTCAAAACAAAGAGAACTCATACAAAATCGTATGGTTCATGATCTCTATTATGGTAACCGAAACGAAGTGGCACTACAGTTTGGCGAATACAATTATCTTCCAATTATTGTTAGCGCTGATGGATTGATTGATGATTGCAATTCAGCGCTTTCAAAGATGACTACAACTCTCATTAACAATCACCAAACAGTAGTTTTTGGTACGAATCAATCTGAAAACAATGTGCTGATACTCTTTATGCTTTACAGTGGTGAGGATCCTTCAACAACGATTCGAAATCGTTACCTTGACGCTGTTTACATTTTGGAACAACATCATGAAGTATCCATGTCGCTGTGTGTTGGGCCAATAACAGCATCACTTCCACACCTTGAGAAAGCGATTCAAATCTTAAAGCAGTGTGTGATGCAACGTTATATTGCACACGAAAGCGTCTTAGCTTTTGAATCACTACAACAGACAAGCAATTTGGATGCTGTGTATCAGGAGTATGCTGGACAACTTGAAGACGGTGTCCGATACTTGGATGCAACACGGATTTCAAATTTGATGCATGATTTGGCCCACGATCTCTCAATAGCTACGAATCTCAAAGGTTATCAAGTACATCGCCTTTTTCGTGAAATCGTAGATGCGATGCAAATTGCTTTTATGCAATTTCGCGATATTGACAGCAGCGTCCTTATATTTGGAAATGTAAAAACAAAAATGGCATATAAATCAACATATAACGAACAAATTGAAGTTATGATTCAGGAAACGGAACTACTTATTTGTGGAATCATAGAACAAAAACAACACTTGGAAGTAAAACCGATCCGGATTGCCAAGCAATACATACAGGATCATTATCAAGAAGCATTATCATTAACGCAAGTAAGTGAACATATTAATCTTAACAGTTCGTACTTTAGTCAGTTGTTTAAACAAGAAGAGGGTAAGAATTTTACAGAGTACCTACTCGAAGTACGTATGAACCAAGCCAAATTACTTATTGAATCAACGCAAATGAGTATTGCGGATATCTGTGTGTATGTGGGATACAGTGACCCCAAGCATTTTACAAAGAATTTTAAGAAGTACACTGGATTAAAACCAAGTGAATATCGTAAGATTCACGCATAG
- a CDS encoding D-lyxose/D-mannose family sugar isomerase, translating to MLTQEYKMKVKDLYGKSNIVLTDTELASIDYADFGLNNIEEEGLNLILYVNNARYCAKEMVLLPNQTCPEHVHPDLQGREGKQETFRCRWGKVYLYTDEPTDVEKHQVLPPQQSCDYYTAKKEIVLEAGEQYTIDPRIKHWFKAGPEGAVISEFSSPSFDEYDVFTNPNIKRDIRDR from the coding sequence ATGCTTACACAAGAATATAAAATGAAAGTCAAAGACTTGTATGGAAAATCAAACATCGTATTAACCGATACCGAGTTGGCATCGATTGATTATGCTGACTTTGGCCTTAACAATATCGAAGAAGAAGGTTTAAACCTTATTCTGTATGTTAATAATGCACGCTATTGTGCCAAGGAAATGGTGCTATTACCAAATCAAACGTGTCCCGAACATGTTCATCCCGATTTACAAGGACGTGAAGGAAAACAAGAAACATTCCGTTGTCGTTGGGGGAAAGTTTATCTCTACACCGATGAGCCTACGGATGTTGAAAAACATCAGGTGTTACCACCACAACAATCTTGTGATTACTACACAGCAAAGAAAGAAATTGTCTTAGAGGCTGGGGAGCAATATACAATTGATCCTCGTATTAAACATTGGTTTAAAGCTGGACCTGAAGGGGCAGTGATTAGTGAGTTCTCGTCACCAAGCTTTGATGAATATGATGTATTCACAAATCCCAATATCAAACGTGATATACGTGATCGCTAA
- a CDS encoding InlB B-repeat-containing protein — translation MKSIKKTYKNWLAIALCAVLIFAGSPVFATIESDGSTDEVVEVDESKEALPVEDFEEDESVKEEISEDFEENNQLEQDLDDTFTEEEAVIESEVSDENTDAVSAIRRDKPKPEEFVLYPKVVVDSPRVNTKYGDKVVHTITGMDMALTPGDIIQTNSHYFYAFKTSAWQGKMQNSNFNFDSINIPSIKFWDEAGTQLNGRVFVRVLYRNLETGEDDDYAVTINLVDTSSFKYSIEDVNAKLEAEGISNFDIRAVGFSFGTDVVNDWSDPTIKETYAGQFYRSEYSEGIIFTYDYYQNENAPLQNGDYETVDYSFMFATKFGESTAEGYYRQEKTGWAFPLTSSSIAVAPESVEINKDFDYTLTIKNESNIANSFYLFIPKQTGLILNDRIDGDIMWEEHPHGYYGTIIAEDTNNYVLTPGSSITRTINIKLDDTFEGDAFNLDLMWKSGYAAGDQYEPITSTTDVTNIVRQASTVTFESNGGSIVDPITVDYNQLVDRPENPQREGYDFSGWFTDEEFRETWDFENDRVKEDVTLYAKWEVSTPIIEPSLSVERTVVSYNINTVVSEAQFLTDIGATATGNVRIASNFASVDFSKLGDYEVTIMLASRAAVTEIEVTVHIVSEGGQIPSDPVDPIRPLEPKEPINLVKPDVPNEQTPMLPATGVSDSSLAITIIIAGIAILFAQEIRKKYAKK, via the coding sequence ATGAAATCAATAAAGAAAACATATAAAAATTGGCTTGCAATTGCATTGTGCGCTGTATTAATATTTGCAGGCAGTCCAGTATTTGCAACCATTGAATCAGATGGTAGCACTGATGAAGTTGTTGAAGTGGACGAGAGCAAAGAAGCACTTCCGGTTGAGGACTTTGAAGAAGATGAGAGCGTAAAGGAAGAAATCTCTGAAGATTTTGAAGAGAATAATCAGCTTGAACAGGACCTCGATGATACGTTTACAGAAGAGGAAGCGGTCATTGAATCAGAAGTATCTGATGAGAATACAGATGCTGTATCCGCAATTCGACGTGATAAGCCGAAACCTGAAGAGTTTGTGTTGTATCCCAAGGTAGTTGTGGATTCACCACGTGTAAATACAAAATATGGTGATAAAGTTGTTCATACAATTACTGGGATGGATATGGCACTAACACCAGGTGATATCATTCAAACCAACTCACACTATTTCTATGCATTTAAGACTTCGGCATGGCAAGGAAAAATGCAAAATAGCAATTTTAACTTTGATAGCATTAATATCCCGTCTATTAAGTTTTGGGATGAGGCAGGTACACAGTTAAATGGTCGCGTCTTCGTACGTGTTTTGTACCGTAATCTTGAAACAGGTGAGGACGATGATTATGCAGTGACTATTAATCTCGTGGATACTTCAAGTTTCAAATATTCTATAGAAGACGTTAATGCTAAACTTGAGGCAGAAGGCATCTCGAATTTCGATATTCGAGCAGTAGGTTTCAGTTTTGGAACGGATGTAGTCAATGATTGGAGTGATCCTACCATTAAGGAAACGTATGCTGGACAATTCTATCGATCAGAATATTCAGAAGGTATTATTTTTACTTATGATTACTACCAAAATGAAAATGCACCTCTACAAAATGGTGATTATGAGACGGTAGACTACAGTTTTATGTTTGCTACAAAATTTGGTGAGTCAACAGCTGAGGGTTACTACCGTCAAGAGAAGACTGGTTGGGCATTTCCACTGACTTCAAGTAGTATCGCAGTAGCACCGGAAAGTGTCGAAATTAACAAAGACTTTGATTACACACTAACCATTAAAAATGAGTCAAACATAGCAAACTCCTTCTATCTATTTATTCCAAAACAAACGGGACTTATCCTTAATGACCGCATTGATGGTGACATTATGTGGGAAGAACACCCGCACGGATATTATGGAACCATCATTGCAGAAGACACAAACAATTATGTACTGACTCCGGGTTCCTCAATTACCCGTACAATCAATATAAAATTAGACGATACGTTTGAGGGAGATGCGTTTAATTTAGACTTGATGTGGAAGAGTGGCTACGCTGCAGGGGATCAATATGAGCCGATTACAAGCACCACGGATGTGACGAATATTGTACGTCAGGCTTCAACTGTAACCTTTGAGAGTAATGGTGGAAGTATCGTTGATCCGATAACTGTTGACTACAACCAACTCGTGGATAGACCTGAAAATCCACAACGCGAAGGGTATGATTTCTCAGGGTGGTTTACTGATGAAGAATTCCGTGAAACATGGGACTTTGAGAATGATCGCGTAAAAGAAGATGTCACGTTGTATGCGAAATGGGAAGTATCGACACCGATTATAGAACCTTCGCTTTCTGTTGAACGCACTGTTGTCAGTTATAATATAAATACAGTTGTTTCTGAGGCTCAATTCTTGACGGATATTGGTGCAACAGCAACGGGTAATGTGAGAATTGCATCGAATTTTGCCTCAGTTGATTTCTCAAAACTGGGAGATTATGAAGTAACGATCATGTTGGCTTCAAGAGCAGCAGTGACTGAAATTGAAGTTACAGTGCACATTGTGAGTGAAGGTGGACAAATACCATCAGATCCTGTCGATCCAATTCGCCCGCTTGAGCCCAAAGAACCGATTAATCTAGTGAAACCGGATGTACCTAATGAACAAACGCCGATGCTTCCAGCGACTGGAGTTTCAGACAGTTCGCTAGCAATTACAATCATTATTGCTGGAATCGCTATTCTCTTTGCTCAAGAGATTCGAAAAAAATACGCAAAAAAATAA
- a CDS encoding dihydroxyacetone kinase subunit DhaK: MQRIINDPLLAVEEMLEGFVKTHRNRVHVSSLNPRVIVSNFHTTKKVGIVTGGGSGHKPAFVGYCGKNMVDVVAVGEIFSSPSAKVFYDAFREADKGMGVACLYGNYAGDNMNVKMAIDMADDDDIIVKKVVANDDIASAPQSEREKRRGVAGEILMWKVAGAKAAQGADLDSVIAIAQKVINQTWSIGVGLSPCTLPANDKPNFQIENGMMEFGIGHHGEPGVRVTELKQASLIAEEIIEYICADSGIQNTDEIFVLVSGLGATPVMELYILYNEIDRVLTEKGITIVNSMVGNYFTSLDMQGATVSILKVDDEIKDALDFEVDTVGMKVMHHD, translated from the coding sequence ATGCAAAGAATCATAAACGATCCCTTGTTGGCTGTCGAAGAAATGTTAGAGGGGTTTGTAAAAACACATCGTAATCGTGTTCACGTGAGTTCTCTGAATCCTCGCGTCATTGTGTCAAACTTTCATACCACAAAAAAAGTTGGGATTGTTACGGGCGGCGGGAGCGGACATAAGCCAGCTTTTGTAGGTTATTGTGGTAAGAATATGGTTGATGTTGTCGCCGTAGGAGAGATATTCTCGTCACCATCAGCTAAGGTGTTCTATGACGCATTTCGAGAAGCGGATAAAGGCATGGGCGTTGCGTGTCTCTATGGAAACTACGCGGGTGATAATATGAATGTTAAAATGGCGATTGATATGGCTGATGACGATGATATCATCGTTAAAAAGGTTGTTGCGAATGATGACATAGCCAGTGCTCCACAGTCAGAACGAGAGAAAAGAAGGGGTGTCGCGGGAGAAATCCTAATGTGGAAAGTAGCAGGAGCGAAAGCGGCCCAAGGTGCAGACCTGGATTCAGTAATTGCCATAGCGCAAAAAGTTATAAACCAAACTTGGAGTATCGGTGTTGGGTTAAGTCCTTGTACATTACCAGCGAATGATAAACCCAATTTCCAAATTGAAAATGGAATGATGGAGTTTGGTATTGGACATCATGGTGAACCCGGCGTTCGGGTCACAGAACTCAAACAAGCTTCCCTTATAGCAGAGGAAATAATTGAGTATATTTGTGCGGATAGCGGAATTCAAAACACAGATGAAATCTTTGTTCTTGTTAGTGGATTAGGGGCGACACCGGTTATGGAACTGTACATTTTGTACAATGAGATTGACCGTGTATTGACTGAGAAAGGAATTACAATTGTGAATTCAATGGTGGGGAATTATTTCACTTCGTTGGACATGCAAGGAGCTACAGTAAGTATTCTTAAAGTGGATGATGAGATTAAAGATGCTCTTGATTTTGAGGTAGATACAGTGGGAATGAAGGTGATGCATCATGATTAA